GGCCAGCCCTTTGTATTTCGGAGGCACGCTTGATCTTGGCAGCGGGCACATTGATCCCCTTCGCTATGCTCTGGGCTTGGCGCGCAAGGCGGCCTCACTGGGTGTCAGGATTTTTGAAGAGAGCCGCGTGCAATCTTTGGAAACAACCGAGCCTAACGTGATCAAAACCGAAGGCGCGACGGTCACGGCAAAATTCCTGGTCTTGGCCTGCAACGGCTACCTTGGAAGCCTGCGCAAAGACGTTGCCGCAAGGGTCATGCCGATCAACAATTTCATAGTCGCGACAGAACCTCTTGGACCGGAACGCCAAGAAGACTTGATCCGCAACAACAGAGCCGTTGCGGACAGTAAATTCGTCATCAACTACTTCCGGTTTTCCGATGATCATCGTCTGCTTTTTGGCGGCACCGAAAGCTATGGCTACCGCTTCCCAAAGGACATCGCGGGATCCGTGCGCAAGCCGATGGAGCAGGTCTTTCCCCAGCTTTCTGGCACGCGCATCGACTATGCTTGGGGTGGAACCTTGGGGATCACCCTAAATAGAATGCCGCATTTCGCGCGGCTTTCAGATACGGCGATTTCGCTCTCGGGCTTTTCAGGTCACGGGGTCGCTATGGCTACCATGAGCGGGAAAATCGCGGCCGACACAATAGCGGGGCAAGCCGAGAAATTCGACGCCATCTCTATGCTGCCCAGCACGCCGTTTCCTGGGGGTACGATGTTCCGATGGCCGCTTTTGGTCATGGCGATGGTGTATTATTCGCTGCGGGATCGGCTTTGAGCACACCAGATCTCGGGTTTTCAAGTCTCAATCACGTCCGACATGTGCATCGACCAATCTCTGGACGCGTGGTGCGAAATGCCGAAAATCCGGCGTTTCCATGCCAGCCACTTTACCAGCTTCGTCTAGATAGCGGATCGCAATAATTTGCTTGAGGTTGGGATTCTTTTCGAACTCGGCCACCTCCGTGTCGCTCATAGGACCGCCTTGCAGGTTCAATGAATGCACCGAGGCCTCTGACAGACGATCAAAGTAGGACGGCTTCGTCGCACAAAGGTATCTTTTCGCGGCCACGTGATAGCGGCAGCAATCGGTCACAACCGACGGGAAAAACCTTTCGAGAATCTCGGCACCGGCGTCTTCATGGTGCCGGTCTTCGGTGTCATCCATCGTGAAACTCCCGAACTCGGAGGTGAAATGGCCGATATCGTGCAAGAGCGCCCCCACGATGATTTCGTCCGGCTGGCCGTTCTGTTCTGCAATGGTCGCCCCCTGCAGCATATGCTCGCCCATCGTGACCTCTTCGCCGAGGTATTCCTCAGACCCGCGGCGCTCAAAAATCGAGGCAAGGAATTCAACAATAGTGTCGGCGGTCAGATCTTGTCTTGGTGTGGTCATTCCGCGGCCTCCTGTGTCGAACGCAATAGCGCGTCGCGGGTTGAGCGTAACCCGTCTTTGTCGGCGTAGCACCCCTGCAACCAGCGCGTGCCGGTCCCGGAATAGGCCTTGCGTGCATGAAGCACCCGCGTGTTGTCCACCACAAAGGCCTCACCCGGCTCTAGGCGGAAGACGACCTCCATCGCTGGGTCGTCAATGATCTCACCTAACCGACGATAGGCGGCATACCAGAGTTCCATTTTGTCGAAAGGGACATCGGTCACTGCGGCCAAAGAGCGATTATTAAATCGCACCCCGATCAATTCTCCGTCCGGTGCGAGTTCGATCAAGGGGCGACGCGATGTCAGGCAAACACCCGCTTCACCCGAATACTCAAACCGCGCGCAATATTGCGCCAGCACGTCAAAATACTCTGGATTTTCCTCTTGCAGACGACGGACGCAGGCAAAGCCGTCTACCACCATATTCTCGCCCCCGGCTGCGGAGCTTTCTAAGCAATAGAGTACCTGAACCGTCGGAACCGGATCGCGATAAGGATTGTCGGTATGGGCCTGGAGCCCCAGTCCCGTGAACGCCAAATTCGTCGGGTTCACTTCGGTACGCACATCAAAGTGTTTGCCGTAGTTGGTTTCGCGCACAAAGCCAAAGAAGTCGACCACTTGAAACAGAGCACCCTCTTGGATCGGGCCACCTGTGATTTTGCCGAACCCAAACCGGGCGACCTGCTCTACCCACTGCGCCAAGGTTGCACCATCCTCAGACAGAGACTGAAATGCGGCAGTGGGAACATCGGCCTGCAACCCTGCATCCCAGACCGAAATCTCATCGGACAGCCAGCCGATATCAGCGCGCGCCTTGATGTCATAGGCATGTGCAATCAGCCATTCGACGCTGAAGGCCACGCTCTTTTGTTCGGGCGCGAAGGTCACATGCACCATGGTTTCACCGCCCTCGACGGACGCAATGCGTGTGTTGTCCGGAATGTCGCGCAGTGCAATCAGACGCTGACCATTCCCAGGCGCGCGCGTTTCATCGTCTTGCGCATTGTCGCGCAGCCAGATTGCATGAAACCGCAACTCTGCCTCAGCGTGGAGCGTTAGAAAGCGTCCTTCCTGGTCCATTGTAACATGCATGAGCAAAATCCTACTGCTGAGTGACGTGAACAATGTCTTTACGATGCGCCGTACAAAACCATAAACTCAAATAATAAATGACTCACATGAGGGGCGTTTTACTTTATGGATAACACCTCCTATTCCCTGCCGCCCTTGGAATGGGTGCGCGCGTTTGAAGCCGCCGCGCGTCTTGGCAGCTTTACCGCTGCTGCCAGCGAAACAGGCCTGACCCAACCCGCGATCAGTCAGCGGATTGGACAACTGGAAAAACATCTGGGGACGCGACTGTTTGTCCGCAAAGCGCGAACGATCACTTTGACGGTTGAAGGGGAAACTTGGCTGCCACATGTCCAAACAGCGCTTCGCGGGCTGAGCGACAGCTCAGAAACGCTGTTTGCACGGGGTAGACGTCGTTTAACGATCTCGGCCAGTCAGTCGGTGATTTCCCTTTGGCTCGCCACGCGGTTGGGTCGCGCGAGCGCAGACACTGGCGCGGAGATTTCGGTTCAATCCTATATTTTGGGTGGCCAGACCGCGACCGAGGATTCCACTGTTCAAATCAGATATGGAGCTGGCGATTGGGCGCATCCTTTTCAAACTCCTTTGTTTAAAGAAGCCATCGCACCGGTTTGCGCGCCCCGTCTCACCTCCCAAGCATGGACGCGATTGCCCCGCATTGCCTGCACCGGGCCGCGCCCGGATTGGGATCAGTATTCCACCAGATTCGGCATTCCCTCCACGCCGGTTCCAACCCTACGGTTCGACACATTGCACGGGGCGATTGCAGCCGCCAAGGCAGGGCTTGGAGTTGCACTTGTTTCCCTTCCCCTCTGCGCCGAGGACATCGCCAGCGGCGCTCTCGTTCAGTTGGGGGACGAGGTTCTCGACCCACCCGAGACCTATTGGTTGCTCGCGTCACGAAATGTCATAGGGCACCGCCAATGGACGGCGCTTTCGGCGGCTTTAACCGCCTAAAGGCTTCAAAAGAACTAGAGCGCGAAAAGCGAGCCTATTTGGGTGCAGGGAACACGAGACCGTCAAAAAGTTTACGGGCTGTCCGCAGTGTTCCGGCGCGCAACACCGCCCCATCTTGGCTGAGCTCCAACATGACATCGGCGGCTCCGCTTGGGTGTTCTACCGACACCAGGCTGCCCCCCGATAGTTGGGCCACAGAAGCCGCAGGCGACCCTTCAAGCGTGCACGCGGTCGCGACGCTGACAGCGGCGAATACGCCAATCGTGGCGTGGCACCTGTGAGGAATGAAGCTGCGGGTCGAGATCGCGCCACCGGATTTTGGAGCCGAGACCAACGTCATCTTAGGCACTGATTTTTCTGCGACGTCGCCCAAATTCATCATCGGGCCGCATTCCAGACGGATCGCTTCTACACGAGCCTTGAGCTCAATGTCCGCGTCCAGCGCCTCTCGGCTTTCCTGTCCCGTCAGACCAAAATCTTCGGCGCGCATGACAACGCAGGGCATACCGTTGTCGATCATGGTGCAGTCCACGCCACCCACGACATCCACAGCGTTGCCTGTGGGCAAGAGGGCACCCGTCATGGACCCCGCGAGGTTTTCAAACATCAGAGGCACGGCGGCATGCTGGCCGGGCACACCGTCGATGCGGGCCTCGCCGTCATAGTCAACCCGTCCATCAGGCGTTTGGATCTTGGCTGAAGCAATTTCACCAGTATTCAGCATATGAATGCGCACGTCGGTTTCGACATTTGTGGCAGGCACCAAACCACGCTCAATCGCGGCTGGCCCGACGGCGGCCAGAATATTGCCGCAGCCCTGAGCATCCGAGACAAGCGCCTGATCGACAAAGACCTGCAGGAACAGGTAATCGACGTCGGCATCGTCTCGTGTGGGTTCGGATAAGATCGCAACCTTCGAGGTCAGCGGGTCCGCCCCGCCGATCCCGTCGATTTGCCGCGCATCCGGAGAGCCCATGACGCGCAACAAAACTGCGTCGCGTTCCGCTGCGTCGGACGGCAAGTCTTTTGCAAGAAACACTGCGCCTTTAGACGTGCCGCCCCGCATCCAGAGGCAGGGAATTCCATCTGTCATTCAAAAAGCCCCTTTATGCGTTGTGTGACCGGATCAGATATATTTAAGGCCTTTTTCTTCAAGCCGTGGACGCATGTTGTAGATATCCAGACCCAATTCACCCGCCGCAAGGCGCTGACGTTTGGCTTCTTCGGCATCCAGACGTTCCTGCGCTTTGACCAGAACCGCTTCGGCTTCGTCGCGTTTTACCACGACGACACCATCGTCGTCCGCCACAATGACGTCGCCCGCTTCGATCGCTTGGCTTGCGCAAACGATGGGGACATTCACGGACCCAAGCGTCTCTTTGACGGTGCCTTGTGCGGAAACCGCCTTTGACCAGACCGGAAAATTCATCTCTGTCAGATCTTTGACATCGCGCACACCTGCGTCGATCACCAAGCCAAGGCAACCGCGTGATTGCGCGGAGGTCGCAAGCAGGTCGCCGAAATAGCCGTTGTCACAGGGTGAGGTCGGCGCGAGCACAAGGATATCGCCCTCTTGCAACTGCTCGATGGCAACGTGCACCATCCAGTTGTCGCCAGGGGCTGCGCTGATCGTGACCGCGGAACCCGCGATCTGAGCACCGCGGAAAATCGGAGACATATAAGACGCCAGACACCCTTTACGACCCTGCGCTTCATGCACAGTTGCGACACCTGCTTCGCCCAGTTTCTTAATGGTTTCCGCATCGGCGCGCGCGATGTTTTGAACAACAACACCCATATCTTATCCCCCTCGCTCGGCTTAAAGTTCGTCAACAGTGCGCGGGAAGATGCTTTGGAAGCCTTCCGCATATTGCACGTCGCGGCCACCGGCCATGCCGCCAGAGTTGCGTTTAAAGTGGTTCGCACGCTGTTGCGCCACGCGGGTGTAGTATTCCCACAGGTGCACCTGACCATTCATGCATTCCATCGCCGCGCGCTTTTTGTCCCAAACGTTGGTGATGTCGAGGAAATGGTCTGGCTTCCAGCCCATTTGCTCGGTCTGATGCGGCTCAAACAGGTAAAGCTGCGGCGCGCCCAGAACTTTCTCGCCAGGATTATGGCCCAAGGCCTGCGCGATCATCCGGCATTCCAGAGCGATCTGCGTCATATACATGTGGTCGGTATTATAAGGGTCGTACTGTGAGTGGCTGAGCATGAAATCAGGCTGCACTTTGCGGATCAGATCGACCAGCTTGTACTTGTCGTCTTTTTCCAGATGCAGCGGGTAGTCACCCAGATCAAAGCATTCCAGATGATGCACGCCCAGAACCTCTGCTGCCGCTTCGGCTTCGCCGCGACGAATATCCTTAACCTCTTGCAAAGATTTGCCTTCTTTCCAGAGGCGCGCGCTTTCGCCACGTTCGCCAAAAGACAAGCAAGCTACGGTTACATCGTATCCCATTTCGGCGTGCTTTGCGATAGCACCACCGCAGCGCCATACAAAATCGGCGGCGTGGGCAGAGATCACGAGGGCGGTTTTCTTGTCAGACATGGCTGATTTCCTCACATTTCGCGTTTGGTGAAATCTTTCAGTCAGGACTGAGAATCGCAACTTCAATTGGCAACAGAAGCAATAAGCTGAAGCTATAATTGCACTGAGGCTGTTTGCCGAGTAGCCTGCTAAAAGCTAGGGGAAAGCCGCTGTTCAAGAGCGTTTAACTAAGACGTTTTTGACATAGCGAAGATCGGTTGAGGAGCATTGGAAATTTGCAAAATTGGAATCTGCGCCATTTCAGAGTTTTCCTATCCGTCGTGGAAACGGGATCGCTGACTCAATCCGCAATCCAATGCAACATTTCACAACCTGCCGTCTCGCAGTTGATTGAGAAACTAGAGGCTTTTGCCGGTGGCGCCTTGTTCCAACGGTCTCCGAACGGCTTGTTCATCACCGAAAAAGGCGAGATTTTAGCTTTCCGTTTGAAACGCGCCTTAGAACGTTTGGACAGTGCCCTTACTGAAATATCCCCACGTCTGATGGTGACCGCGAGCTGGCCACAGTTGCGCGCCCTTGAAGCAGTGGCGGAAACCAAGAACTTTACGTTGGCGGCGCGGCGCATTGGATTGGCCCAATCAACGATTCATCGCTCGATTACACGTATTGAAGCCGAGGCAAAGGAAGCGCTGTTCCAAAGGACGTCAACTGGAATTCTCGCGACAAAAGCCTGTAGTCGCCTGGCCAATACGATACGTCTGGCAACCGCCGAAATCGACCAAGCTATAGCGGATCTAGCGGAATTTGATGGTCGAGAGGTCGGGGTGATCTCGGTCGGCACCTTACCTCTGGCGCGGTCTTATGTATTGCCCCAAGCCATTGTGATGTTTCGGCAAAAACATCCAAATCGACAATTGTCGGTTGTGGATGGCCTTTATGATGATCTTCTGCACTCGGTCCGGCGGGGCGAGTTGGACTGCATGATAGGCGCGCTGCGGTTTCCGTCGCCGATTGACGACGTGGTGCAGGAAGAACTGTTCAAAGATCAATTGGTCGTTGTCGCCAAGCCGACGCATACTTTGGTCAACAAAGCCTCGGTGTCGGATGAAGACCTGGCTGCGCAGCAATGGGTGCTCCCACGAGACGGCGCACCGGCTCGATCACAATTTGACGCCCACTTCGAACACATAGGCCAGCCAAAAAGTCTGATTGAATGCGGCTCTATTCTTCTCATGCGTGAGATCCTGATGGAAAGCGAATTTCTTGGATGTATCTCGCTTCGCCAAGCTCAGGCGGAAATCGATAAGGGGCTATTAGCGCCGATCAACACAGGTATCAAATGGCAAGGTCGCCCTATTGGAATCACACACCGAAAGGATTGGGTGCCCACGAAGGCGCAGTCTCATTTCCTAGAAATGATCCGACAGGCCGCAGCTCAGGCGAACATCAAAGCGACTTGACCGCAGACACCACAAGATCCCGAAACCATTTCTGCGTCACAGAGCCATGAGTGCGTGCAGACCACACCAGCCCGATTTCAAGCGAGGAGGGCAGCGGGAATTCAGCCATAGTCAGATCAGGTAGCAGGGTCATGGCAAATTTGCGCGGGAGAGTGGCAATCAAGTCCGAGCCTTGCACAATCGTCTGAATATCTCCGGGACTGGGTACCGTCACGACGGGTGTCAGCTCGTTACGCGATTCAGGTGGCAACTGATCAAGGTAGTCTGATGTCCAGCCATCGCCATAAGCAACCGCTACGTGCTGGGCGCCGATATAGCGCTCTAATGTCAGCCGGCGCGACGCCAGAGGATTGCTTGGATCCATGACGCAAACATAGGAGTCCTTCAAAAGAGAACGGCAATAATAGCCGTCTTCTTCGGGGCGCATCGGGCCAATCAACAGATCAGCTGCGCCTTGCACCAAATGGCTCGCGCCCTGTGTGCCGGAATGCATGATGGTGAGCTGAGATTTGGGCGCAGACTTTCGCAATTCTTTGATCACGGGAGCCATGATCCAAATGCGTTCAAAGTAATTACAGCTGACGCGAAAGTTCTTTGTGACCTTGTCTGGGTCCAAATCTTGCGGTGTGATCATCGTCTCAAACCGCTGCAACATCGCCTCGACCTCACCGATCTCGGCGATGCACCGATCAGTAGGGACAATCCCGCCGCCTTGCCGAAGAAACAAAGGATCGTCAAAGACGTCCCGCATGCGATTGACCGCATAGCTGACCACCGATTGATTGACACCAAGCGCATCCGCGGCCGCGGAGAAGGATTTCAGCTCAAAGACCATGCTCAGCACACGCAGCGCGAAGAAGTCGATTTTATAGGGGTCCATGAGGGTTGCTCCTTGGTCGCGCTCGGCTTTGAAAGCTGAATCCTCAGTACGATATCTACAAATCAGATATACGTCATTCATTTTATCGCATTGTCGAATTTTACTGATTTTGACAGGTAGGACTCTAAAAGGAGACACCATGCAACCGACGCTCGTTCTGATTCCCGGTTTGCTCTCGGACAATAGTGTCTGGGAACCCGTGGCGGCTTTGGCGGATATGCCGACATATTTCGCCGATGCGACCAAGGATCCCTCCATCGAAAGCATGGCCGCGCGGGTCGTGTCCGAGACCAAAGGACCTTTGATCGTCGTTGGGCATTCCATGGGTGGTCGTATCGCAATGGAAGTCACGCGTCAGGCACCAGATCGGGTGACCCGTTTGGTCTTGGCCAATACCGGGCATCACCCTCTGAAAGATGGCGAGACCGAAAAACGCCAGGCAAAGATCGATGAGGGCTATGCGGATTTCGCGGGCATGATCAAAGGCTGGTTGCCTCCAATGATGGCAGCGAGCCGTCACGACGATACAGCGCTGATCGATAGCCTCACCAGCATGGCCCTAGAGATCGGACCCGAGGTTCACGAACAGCAGATCAAAGCCTTGGTCAACCGCCCGAACGCGACGGAATACCTGCCACAGGTGAGCTGTCCTGTGTTGCTTTTGACAGGCACCGAGGACGTCTGGTCGCCTGAAAAACAGCACCGCGAAATCCAGGAGATGGTGGCGGACGCAGAGCTTCATGTGGTGGAAAACGCAGGTCATTTCCTGCCCGTTGAACAGCCTGACCTGACGGCTGAACTGATTACAAACTGGTTGAATTGCAAAGAGGAGGAGTGAATGGACAAGATACCTGAGACCCCCTTGTTCGACCGCGAAGGATCCTTGCGCGGCTACAAAATGAACAAGATGGCCATGGCCCTTGGCACGCAAGAGGGGCGCGACGCCTTTTTGGCGGATGAAGAAGCCTTCATCGACAAATTTGGTCTGGATGCAGAGAGCAAAAAGGCTGTGATGGATCGCGACTGGCAGGAAATGATCCGCTTGGGCGGCAACCTGTTTTACGTGTTGAAAATCACCGCAGTTGACCCAACGCCGATTATTGCAGTCGGCGCTGCGCAAGCCGGCATGTCTGTCGAAGACTTTTTAAGAGAACGTTTGGGGAAAGAATAATGGCACAGCTTATCGGAGGGCTGGGAACCAGCCACGTACCATCCATCGGTGTTGCTCTGGACAAGGGCATCGATCAAACTCCGGATTGGAAACCGTTTTTTGACGGATATGACTATCCGAAACAGTGGGTCGCCGACAAAAAGCCTGACATCGCGATTCTGGTGTTCAACGATCATGGCAACTCGATCTTTTTGGATCGCGTCCCTACATTCACATTGGGTGTCGCCGAGGAATATCTGCCTGCGGACGAAGGCTGGGGCCGTCGTGACATTCCGTCTTTTGAAGGCGCTGTCGATTTTTCCTGGTATCTTGCGGACAAGATGGTCGAGAACCACTTTGACCCGATGATCGCCCGCGAAATCGATGTGGACCACGGGTTTCAGGTTCCTATGGAACTCTTCTTTGGCAGCCAGAAGGAAAACTGGCCGGTCAAAGTCGTGCCGATCTTTGTGAACACCGTGCAGTTCCCGATTCCAACGCCTCAGCGTTGCTGGGATCTTGGCGTTCTGCTGCGTAAAGTTATTGAGTCCTACCCAACGGATGAGAAGATCGTCGTTCTTGGCACTGGCGGGTTGTCTCACCAGTTGCAAGGCGCGCGCGCTGGCTTCCTCAACCCAGAAGCTGATCAGGAATGGATCGAAACTTTTGCAAGCGATCCGGAAAAATGGCGCAATCTGACCCGCGAGGACTATGTCGAGAAATTTGGGTCTGAGGGTGCAGAGCTGATCATGTGGCTCGTTATGCGCGGATGCATGGACACTGAAGTCGATCAAAAGCACAGCCACTACTTCTCGCCCGCGTCCATGACCGGTGCTGGTTGTGTTGTTCTGGAGAATAAATAATGGCTTTCTTTACAATGCATTGCCACCACCATCCTGACAAGGACGAAGCCCGCGACGCGGTGCGCCCGACGCACCGTGAGTGGGTCAAATCCGGCGGCAACGGGCTCGCGTCAGTTCTGATCGGTTCGGCTTTTCTTCATGATGACGGCTCGCCAGCTGGGCACTGGGGCATTCTTGAAGCGGACACCCGTGAAAACGCCCAAAGCTTTGCGGAAGGCGATCCTTTCAACAAGAATGGCATCGTCGAACGGATCCAGATCACCGCGCTGCCGGATGGTTTTCAAGCACACCGGATTACGGAACGCATGAGCGGCTAAACGCTGCAATCCAATGCAAGAACCTACGATGCGACCGGCGCTCACGTTGTGCCGGTCGTTTTTTTGCACCAAAGCAAGCACCCTTGGTCACACAAGAACGCGCTAACACCGCATAGCAACAGGTTTAGATCTATCTGAGCGAGTTCAAGACAACGATAAACGTGTTGATGGTAGAGGTCAGCGAGACAGAACCAGCCAATTTCTTAACATCGCAGAGAGACGACCGGGCTACAGAGTGCAGACACTCAACACTCCAAAAAGCTTTGCCAAGAAAACCAAATTTTTGCGGTGAGTTTTTTGGTGCCCAGAAGAGGACTCGAACCTCCACGTCCATACGGACACTAGCACCTGAAGCTAGCGCGTCTACCAATTCCGCCATCTGGGCTTAGATGTCGTGAAGGGGGATTTAGATATCTCCCCAAGGAGAGTCAACGCGGTTTCTTACATTTTTGCGAAAAAGTATTTGGGGCGATTGTTTCTCTCGTTCGCCCATTTGAGACCTCGGAATTTGAGCGAGAAATTGAGGGCTTGCGCCTACGCTCGCGTCAAGAGATGGGATTAAACCGCGCATGCGATCAGTTGCGACTTGTTCCTAAGGCGACGGGCGCGTATCACAGGGTCAACTTGACGAAAGCGGAGGCCACGCATGTCTAAACTTGTCACGATTTATGGCGGTTCAGGATTTGTCGGACGCTATATCGCGCGGCGAATGGCGAAAGAGGGATGGCGCGTGCGCGTAGCGGTGCGGCGCCCGAATGAGGCTCTGTTCGTAAAACCCTACGGATCCGTTGGTCAGGTCGAGCCCATCCTTTGCAACATTCGCAATGATGCTTCTGTGGCGCAGGCCATGTCTGGTGCAGACGCCGTGGTGAACTGCGTGGGCATCCTGAACCAAGTCGGCAAAAACAAATTTGATGCCGTGCAGCACGAAGGTGCCGAGCGCATCGCGCGTCTTGCCGCGGCGGCTGGCATCGAAACCATGGTGCATCTTTCTGCTATTGGCGCGGATGCCGAAGCAGACAGCGATTATGCACGCACCAAGGCTTTGGGCGAAGAAGGCGTGCTGGCGCATATGCCGAACGCTCTGATCCTGCGGCCTTCAGTGATTTTCGGCCCCGAAGATGACTTCTTTAACCGCTTTGCGGATCAGGCGCGGTTCGGCCCAATCCTGCCAATTGCGGGTGCGGACACAAAATTTCAGCCGGTCTACGTGGACGACGTCGCTCAGGCGGCCGTTAAGGGTATTCTTGGCGAGGCGACCGGAACCTATGAACTGGGTGGACCAGAGGTGAAATCTCTGCGCGGCTTGCTGCAAGATATGCTCTCCAGCATTCACCGTCGTCGTTTGATTGTGAATCTGCCTTTCTTTGCAGCCGGTCTCGTCGCCTTTGGCTTTGATCTATTGCAAACGATCACGCTTGGGCTGTTCACCAATTCGATCGTGACGCGCGATCAGCTTAAGTCACTGCGCAACGACAATGTGGTCGCAGCCGACGCAAAGACCCTGGCGGATCTTGGTATTCAAGAGACTCCGATGAACAG
This is a stretch of genomic DNA from Cognatishimia activa. It encodes these proteins:
- a CDS encoding complex I NDUFA9 subunit family protein, which gives rise to MSKLVTIYGGSGFVGRYIARRMAKEGWRVRVAVRRPNEALFVKPYGSVGQVEPILCNIRNDASVAQAMSGADAVVNCVGILNQVGKNKFDAVQHEGAERIARLAAAAGIETMVHLSAIGADAEADSDYARTKALGEEGVLAHMPNALILRPSVIFGPEDDFFNRFADQARFGPILPIAGADTKFQPVYVDDVAQAAVKGILGEATGTYELGGPEVKSLRGLLQDMLSSIHRRRLIVNLPFFAAGLVAFGFDLLQTITLGLFTNSIVTRDQLKSLRNDNVVAADAKTLADLGIQETPMNSVLDSYLWRFRPSGQYDAIKNSAKNLS
- a CDS encoding extradiol ring-cleavage dioxygenase, giving the protein MDKIPETPLFDREGSLRGYKMNKMAMALGTQEGRDAFLADEEAFIDKFGLDAESKKAVMDRDWQEMIRLGGNLFYVLKITAVDPTPIIAVGAAQAGMSVEDFLRERLGKE
- a CDS encoding YciI family protein, whose product is MAFFTMHCHHHPDKDEARDAVRPTHREWVKSGGNGLASVLIGSAFLHDDGSPAGHWGILEADTRENAQSFAEGDPFNKNGIVERIQITALPDGFQAHRITERMSG
- a CDS encoding class III extradiol dioxygenase family protein, with product MAQLIGGLGTSHVPSIGVALDKGIDQTPDWKPFFDGYDYPKQWVADKKPDIAILVFNDHGNSIFLDRVPTFTLGVAEEYLPADEGWGRRDIPSFEGAVDFSWYLADKMVENHFDPMIAREIDVDHGFQVPMELFFGSQKENWPVKVVPIFVNTVQFPIPTPQRCWDLGVLLRKVIESYPTDEKIVVLGTGGLSHQLQGARAGFLNPEADQEWIETFASDPEKWRNLTREDYVEKFGSEGAELIMWLVMRGCMDTEVDQKHSHYFSPASMTGAGCVVLENK